Proteins encoded together in one Solanum lycopersicum chromosome 7, SLM_r2.1 window:
- the LOC101266138 gene encoding uncharacterized protein, with product MGSLSGGNGSIWGMGFFHSQEWNSGRRRRRSNGGKSSNSDSVDANGGAGYRFPLKQAMTASSLALSGDTIAQLRDRWLKNKDNLPDPSHPKDMIGALLSEHDWLRSVRMASYGFLLYGPGTYAWYSYLDRCMPKQSVENVMMKVLLNQIVLGPSVIAVIFAWNNLWLGKLSELPNKYQKDALPTLLFGFRFWIPVSILNFWAIPLQARVAFMSMASIFWNFCLSATMSK from the exons ATGGGTTCATTGAGTGGTGGAAATGGAAGTATATGGGGAATGGGATTTTTCCATTCTCAAGAATGGAATtctggaagaagaagaaggagaagtaATGGTGGAAAATCGTCAAATTCGGATTCAGTGGATGCAAATGGTGGAGCTGGTTATCGTTTTCCTCTGAAGCAAGCTATGACGGCTAGCTCTCTTGCACTTAGTGGTGACACCATTGCTCAGCTTCGTGACCGGTGGCTCAAGAACAAAGATAATCTTCCTGATCCATCTCATCCTAAg GATATGATTGGTGCACTCCTATCTGAGCATGACTGGCTTCGGTCAGTCCGGATGGCTTCATATGGATTTTTGTTATATGGTCCCGGTACTTATGCATGGTACTCATATCTTGACAGATGTATGCCCAAGCAAAGCGTGGAGAATGTAATGATGAAG GTTTTATTAAACCAAATAGTGCTAGGTCCTTCTGTAATAGCTGTTATCTTTGCATGGAATAATTTATGGCTGGGAAAACTTTCAGAACTTCCAAACAAGTATCAGAAAGATGCCCTTCCAACTTTATTGTTCG GATTTAGGTTCTGGATCCCTGTCAGCATTTTGAACTTTTG GGCCATTCCTCTTCAAGCTCGTGTTGCATTCATGTCTATGGCCTCTATATTCTGGAATTTCTGTTTGTCAGCAACTATGAGCAAGTAA
- the LOC101265840 gene encoding cytochrome P450 CYP72A219-like, which yields MDYVQFIVKASCSVIAITLLLCIWSVLNWIWFRPKKLEKLLKEQGVKGNSYSILYGDTKELSMRIKEVTSKSMSVYDDDIAPRSLPFFLDTIKKYGKKSFIWLGPKPLVFIMDPDLIKEVFTKTYIYQKTKTNPLTKLLAQGLVREEGDKWAKHRKIINPAFHLEKLKHMLPAFYLSCTEMLSKWEDVVSVERSHEIDVWPHLQQLTSDVISRTAFGSSYEEGRRIFELQTEQAQYFIEAVRSVYIPGWSFLPTKRNRRMKEIEKHVQATIRGIIDKRVKAMTGGEANNKDLLGILLESNFKEIKQHGDKDFGLSIEEVIEECKLFYFAGQETTSALLVWTLILLCRHHDWQTRARTEVLQVFGSRKPDFDGLTHLKVVTMILYESLRLYPPVTTVTRRLNEDAVLGDISLPADVLLSLPAVLLHHDEEIWGEDAKKFNPERFREGVSSATKGQVTFFPFTWGPRICIGQNFAMLEAKMVLAMILQRFSLDLSTSYTHALHSVITTQPQYGAPLILHKL from the exons ATGGATTATGTTCAATTTATAGTAAAAGCGTCTTGTTCTGTTATAGCGATTACTCTGTTGTTGTGTATATGGAGCGTTCTGAACTGGATTTGGTTCAGGCCGAAGAAATTGGAGAAGCTGCTGAAAGAACAAGGTGTGAAGGGCAATTCGTACTCGATTTTGTATGGGGACACAAAAGAACTTTCCATGAGGATTAAAGAAGTTACATCCAAATCCATGAGTGTTTACGATGATGATATAGCACCAAGATCGTTGCCTTTCTTTCTTGACACCATCAAGAAATACG GGAAGAAATCATTTATATGGTTGGGTCCAAAACCACTGGTGTTCATCATGGATCCTGATCTCATAAAAGAAGTATTCACAAAAACATACATTTACCAAAAGACGAAAACAAATCCATTGACCAAGTTACTTGCACAAGGACTAGTAAGAGAGGAGGGAGACAAATGGGCTAAacacagaaaaatcatcaatcccGCCTTCCATCTAGAGAAACTAAAA CATATGCTTCCAGCTTTTTATTTGAGCTGTACTGAGATGCTGAGTAAATGGGAAGATGTTGTTTCGGTTGAGAGATCACACGAGATAGATGTATGGCCTCACCTTCAGCAATTGACTAGTGATGTGATCTCTCGAACAGCTTTTGGCAGTAGCTATGAAGAAGGTAGACGaatatttgaacttcaaacagAACAAGCTCAGTATTTCATTGAAGCTGTACGCTCCGTTTATATCCCAGGGTGGAG TTTTTTGCCAACAAAGAGGAATCGAAGAATGAAGGAAATCGAGAAGCATGTTCAGGCTACAATTAGAGGAATTATTGATAAAAGAGTGAAGGCAATGACAGGAGGAGAGGCGAATAACAAGGATCTACTTGGTATATTGCTCGaatcaaattttaaagaaatCAAACAACATGGAGACAAGGACTTTGGACTTAGCATCGAAGAAGTCATTGAAGAATGCAAGTTGTTCTATTTTGCTGGACAAGAAACTACATCGGCGTTGCTTGTATGGACTCTAATTTTGTTGTGCAGACATCACGATTGGCAGACACGGGCCAGAACAGAGGTATTGCAAGTGTTTGGGAGTCGGAAACCAGATTTTGATGGACTGACTCATCTAAAAGTA GTGACAATGATCTTGTACGAATCGTTAAGGTTATACCCTCCAGTAACGACAGTTACACGCCGGCTTAATGAAGATGCTGTACTAGGAGATATATCTCTACCAGCAGACGTGCTACTCTCATTACCAGCGGTCTTATTACACCACGATGAAGAGATATGGGGTGAAGACGCAAAGAAATTCAATCCAGAGAGATTTAGAGAAGGCGTTTCAAGTGCAACAAAGGGTCAAGTCACTTTCTTCCCGTTTACATGGGGTCCTAGAATATGCATTGGACAAAACTTCGCTATGTTAGAAGCAAAGATGGTGTTGGCTATGATCCTACAACGTTTCTCATTGGATTTATCCACATCTTATACTCATGCTCTTCATTCCGTTATAACTACGCAACCCCAATATGGTGCTCCACTTATTTTACACAAACTATAG
- the LOC101255607 gene encoding G-type lectin S-receptor-like serine/threonine-protein kinase SD2-5 encodes MKVFLCGRSLSRGCVFLCCSSFVSTFCLLHPRFRGTIYLNSTVGLSTSWTNRPYLLDADSSYGITPILVSENDGNKYHFCGFYCNDDQSVECLLGIFIAFPDIVSTEIKLMDPQLVWSANRDRPVKANATLQLGLDGNLVLADSDGTFVWSTNTTGKSVSGLTLTEMGNLVLFDKANRIVWQSFDHPTDSLLPGQSLVAGRKLVACVSETNLSQGLLSLAILNRSLTTYIDSDPPQVYFTSRRPASTYFSFDGQALTAPPYSRTSPAEFMKFGPDGHFRAYQWDENRYNWKDISDLLLNVYAQNCGYPMVCGRYGICTSNGQCSCPSDQNFFRSLDERKKDVGCLQLTSIYCNSSQYHSFVELKNTTYFAFEYNRETIPSKFWFGGITLEDCKRACLRNCSCKAVVFGYDVDETRTGACLLLNEVFSLVDTDDRWHKRVLLKVQNSSNTQNQSGGKKSRRHTVIIGSTLAAIFGIILSITACFVIFKKRTQDSTKSGDFMDLEPNFTGMLTRFSYNELRIITEDFSRKLGEGGFGSVYEGTLSNGTKIAVKRLDGLGHVMDSFLTEVNIVGGIC; translated from the exons ATGAAAGTATTTTTGTGTGGCCGCTCTCTT AGCAGAGGTTGTGTTTTCCTGTGCTGTTCATCATTTGTCTCCACTTTTTGTTTGCTTCATCCCAGATTTCGCGGCACCATTTATTTGAATTCTACTGTTGGACTTTCCACTTCATGGACCAACAGGCCGTATTTGTTAGATGCAGATTCCTCATATGGAATAACACCCATCCTTGTGAGTGAAAATGATGGAAATAAGTACCACTTCTGTGGCTTCTACTGCAATGATGACCAAAGTGTTGAATGCCTTCTCGGGATCTTCATTGCATTCCCCGATATCGTTTCTACTGAGATAAAGTTAATGGATCCCCAGTTGGTTTGGTCTGCTAATCGAGACCGTCCAGTGAAAGCCAATGCAACCTTGCAGCTAGGCCTAGATGGAAACTTGGTCTTGGCAGACTCTGATGGAACTTTTGTTTGGTCCACTAATACTACTGGAAAATCTGTTTCTGGCTTAACCTTAACAGAAATGGGGAATCTCGTGCTCTTTGACAAAGCCAATCGCATAGTTTGGCAGTCATTCGATCATCCTACAGATTCTTTGCTCCCGGGGCAGAGCTTGGTTGCTGGGAGGAAGCTCGTGGCTTGCGTTTCAGAAACCAATCTGAGTCAAGGTTTGCTTTCTCTTGCTATTCTCAATAGAAGCCTAACCACTTACATCGATTCCGATCCACCTCAGGTTTACTTTACTTCAAGAAGGCCAGCTAGTACGTATTTCAGTTTTGATGGTCAAGCACTTACTGCTCCGCCATACTCTCGGACATCACCAGCTGAATTCATGAAGTTTGGGCCTGATGGACACTTCAGGGCATACCAATGGGATGAGAACAGATATAATTGGAAAGACATATCTGATCTTTTGCTTAATGTATACGCACAGAATTGTGGTTATCCAATGGTGTGTGGAAGATATGGCATTTGTACAAGTAACGGCCAATGTAGTTGTCCGTCAGATCAAAATTTCTTTAGGTCATTAGATGAGAGGAAAAAAGATGTTGGATGTTTACAACTGACATCCATTTACTGCAACTCTTCCCAGTATCATAGTTTCGTAGAGCTAAAAAATACAACATATTTTGCATTTGAGTACAATCGTGAAACAATTCCGAGCAAATTTTGGTTTGGGGGGATAACGTTGGAAGATTGCAAAAGGGCCTGTCTAAGAAACTGTTCCTGCAAAGCTGTTGTCTTCGGATATGATGTTGATGAGACTAGAACTGGGGCTTGTTTATTACTGAATGAGGTCTTTTCCCTCGTAGACACCGATGACAGATGGCACAAGAGAGTACTTCTTAAGGTGCAGAATTCCTCAAACACACAGAATCAGTCTGGAGGAAAAAAATCAAGACGTCACACAGTGATAATCGGATCTACTCTTGCTGCTATATTTGGGATAATTTTAAGTATCACTGCTTGCTTTGTTATCTTCAAAAAGAGGACACAGGATTCCACAAAGTCTGGGGATTTTATGGATCTCGAACCAAACTTTACGGGAATGCTAACTCGGTTCTCCTACAATGAGCTAAGAATAATAACTGAAGATTTCAGCAGAAAGCTCGGGGAAGGAGGATTTGGCTCAGTATATGAAGGAACACTGAGTAATGGCACCAAAATAGCTGTAAAGCGTCTGGATGGTCTAGGTCATGTGATGGATTCATTCTTAACAGAAGTTAACATAGTCGGTGGGatttgttga
- the LOC138337251 gene encoding G-type lectin S-receptor-like serine/threonine-protein kinase SD2-5, whose translation MVNGSLDRWIYHKDEENGLRWRIRQRIITDIAKGLAYLHDECSQKIIHLDIKPQNILLGKNFNAKISDFGLSKLIDKDESKVVTRMRGTPGYLAPEWLRSVITEKVDVYAFGIVLLEILCGRKNFDRSQADENVHLLSVFETKAEQLQLMDIVDKNNEDMQIHKEAVTEMMSIAAWCLQGDFTKRPSMSLVVKALEGLVSVETNLDYDFTSLPEVEDDNRQREDTISLILPSILSGPR comes from the coding sequence ATGGTAAATGGATCACTAGATAGATGGATTTATCataaagatgaagaaaatgGGCTTAGATGGCGTATAAGGCAAAGGATTATAACAGATATTGCCAAAGGATTAGCTTATCTTCATGACGAATGCAGCCAGAAGATAATTCATTTGGACATCAAACCACAAAATATCCTTCTAGGTAAAAACTTCAATGCTAAGATATCTGACTTTGGTCTGTCGAAACTGATCGATAAAGACGAAAGCAAAGTGGTAACTAGGATGAGAGGAACACCAGGGTATTTGGCTCCTGAATGGTTGAGGTCTGTAATCACTGAGAAAGTTGACGTGTATGCCTTTGGAATTGTGCTCTTGGAGATTTTGTGTGGGCGAAAGAATTTTGATAGGTCCCAAGCTGATGAGAATGTCCATTTGCTAAGTGTTTTCGAAACAAAAGCGGAACAACTACAGCTTATGGATATTGTTGACAAAAACAATGAGGATATGCAGATCCACAAAGAAGCAGTGACAGAAATGATGAGCATTGCTGCGTGGTGTCTACAGGGAGATTTCACCAAGAGACCTTCCATGTCATTAGTGGTTAAGGCATTGGAAGGTTTGGTGTCTGTTGAAACAAACTTGGATTACGATTTCACAAGCCTACCCGAGGTTGAGGATGACAACCGACAGAGGGAAGACACTATTAGTTTAATATTGCCTTCAATTTTATCCGGTCCAAGGTGA